A window of Flavobacterium flavigenum contains these coding sequences:
- a CDS encoding DEAD/DEAH box helicase has protein sequence MELPNQHFQDFPIEFKEINPSDFPEFEIENNNEKIIIEPNDEGFINDALQPHIALGHKNTVIVNASVGNGKSYSIIQTIKRYYISDENYLIIVATPFKSLVEQYVNDIHIDADIPKEQIFNYLELDRDVTSEYKRRKVQVVTVNLLLGNPGEDSLINTARKRSYLDSLIQKSRDENIKVVFIYDEIHDAIQNFKEEYIFNLWKWRNVIHKNFIISATFNEASKVVIKYLAELTDKKIQIIESRRLAIPERQSELHLHYNPENRLESTSKVLVNVVDDLLDRNKNIDILCFSKALVKDIINDVDGIGGKLKNKFGDINECTASSGSNSLTRNRFNNDKCNIGTNFKTGVSIRKENHAFLIIMPPRSTRVGFKKQYGIFSNGINSVIQAIARQRTQGEIHIVLPRPDEFDFSSLSLSGMSPEQIDSFTLSYKTVQYYGVKETPVKYLKLNSQEAFLRDFYNNVLKRNVLEEIEYIRNLDRSNLVRLTYPTYDIFKLEKGEKFLANYFDFFGADISAYLTYSAFTNQFVNCKLVAINCENDIIFEENKIQKGLSDFFETYLNEDYYEVVRENANFSMFYETMRNEIFSNFIIKYKKDNSENLIPIIRYSNKEFEVQLLIFSGFKFYGTRYNRYSVVDNVPVDIDYVRGDYFLDNIKACLHIDLEQSTYDEDLKQRIKFFQLLNYFREKLISNKLEYNSNTLNFYYYKNSSNELFDENDNEKFSELKSLATKDRFLNHGIFEFIRTPDINSFYRKLIQDFFVTRSSKLSTGDRENIKKIISIKELPISDISINLIEPSTYYYEQPDEEYINENYGSQEEYDHYQNRINELLDS, from the coding sequence ATGGAACTACCAAACCAACATTTTCAAGACTTTCCAATAGAGTTTAAAGAGATTAACCCAAGTGATTTTCCAGAATTTGAAATTGAAAACAATAACGAGAAAATAATAATTGAGCCCAATGACGAGGGCTTTATAAATGATGCTTTACAGCCACACATAGCACTAGGACATAAAAATACTGTTATAGTAAATGCATCTGTAGGAAATGGTAAATCATATTCTATTATTCAAACTATTAAAAGATACTATATTTCAGATGAAAATTATTTAATAATAGTAGCTACACCATTTAAGAGTTTAGTTGAACAATATGTTAATGACATACACATTGATGCTGATATACCTAAAGAGCAAATTTTTAATTATCTTGAGTTAGATAGAGATGTCACTTCTGAATATAAAAGAAGAAAAGTGCAAGTGGTAACTGTTAATTTATTATTAGGTAATCCAGGAGAAGATAGTTTAATAAATACTGCAAGAAAAAGAAGTTATCTAGATAGTTTGATTCAAAAATCAAGAGATGAAAATATTAAAGTAGTTTTCATTTATGATGAAATACACGATGCTATACAGAATTTTAAAGAAGAGTATATTTTTAATTTATGGAAATGGAGGAATGTAATACATAAAAACTTCATTATTAGTGCCACATTTAATGAGGCTTCTAAAGTTGTAATTAAATATCTGGCAGAACTGACAGATAAGAAAATACAAATAATAGAATCAAGGAGATTAGCTATACCAGAAAGGCAAAGTGAATTACACTTGCATTATAATCCTGAAAATAGATTGGAATCAACAAGTAAAGTACTTGTAAATGTTGTTGATGATTTATTAGATAGAAATAAGAATATAGATATTCTTTGTTTTTCTAAAGCTCTAGTAAAAGATATAATTAATGATGTTGATGGGATAGGAGGGAAATTAAAAAACAAATTTGGGGATATTAATGAATGCACTGCTTCATCAGGAAGTAATTCATTGACAAGAAATAGGTTTAATAATGATAAATGTAATATTGGTACAAATTTCAAAACAGGTGTCAGCATTAGAAAAGAAAATCATGCCTTCTTAATTATTATGCCTCCTAGATCTACTAGGGTTGGGTTCAAAAAACAATATGGCATATTTTCTAATGGAATTAACTCAGTTATACAAGCAATTGCAAGACAAAGAACTCAAGGAGAAATTCATATTGTTTTACCAAGACCGGATGAATTTGATTTTAGCTCTCTAAGTCTTTCAGGAATGAGTCCAGAACAAATTGACTCATTCACTTTATCTTATAAAACTGTACAGTATTACGGAGTTAAGGAAACTCCTGTAAAGTATCTAAAACTCAATTCGCAGGAAGCATTCTTACGAGATTTTTACAATAATGTATTGAAGAGAAATGTGCTAGAAGAAATTGAGTACATTAGAAACTTAGACAGATCTAATCTAGTTAGATTAACATATCCAACATATGATATTTTTAAATTAGAGAAAGGAGAAAAATTTTTAGCAAATTATTTTGATTTCTTTGGAGCTGATATATCTGCGTATTTAACTTATTCAGCATTTACAAATCAATTTGTTAACTGCAAATTAGTAGCTATAAACTGTGAAAATGATATAATTTTTGAAGAAAACAAAATTCAAAAAGGATTGAGTGACTTTTTTGAGACTTATCTTAATGAAGATTATTATGAAGTAGTTAGGGAGAATGCTAATTTTTCAATGTTTTATGAAACAATGAGGAATGAGATATTTTCAAACTTTATAATTAAATATAAAAAAGATAATTCTGAGAATTTAATACCTATAATTAGATATTCTAATAAGGAGTTTGAAGTTCAACTTTTAATATTTTCAGGTTTTAAATTCTATGGCACTAGATACAATAGATATAGTGTAGTAGATAATGTTCCTGTGGATATAGATTATGTTCGAGGAGATTATTTCCTAGACAATATAAAAGCATGCTTGCATATTGACTTAGAACAATCAACCTATGATGAAGATTTGAAACAAAGAATAAAATTCTTTCAACTTCTAAATTATTTTAGGGAAAAACTTATTAGTAATAAATTGGAGTACAATTCTAATACTCTCAACTTTTACTACTATAAAAACAGTTCAAATGAATTATTTGATGAAAATGATAATGAAAAATTTAGTGAGTTAAAATCACTAGCTACAAAAGATAGGTTTTTAAATCATGGAATATTTGAGTTTATAAGAACTCCTGATATTAATTCATTTTATAGGAAGTTAATTCAAGATTTCTTTGTAACAAGATCTTCCAAACTTTCAACAGGAGATAGAGAAAATATTAAAAAAATAATTTCTATAAAGGAATTGCCCATTAGTGATATAAGTATAAACTTAATAGAACCCAGTACATATTACTATGAGCAACCAGATGAAGAATATATCAATGAAAATTATGGTAGCCAAGAAGAATATGATCACTACCAGAATAGAATTAATGAACTATTAGATTCTTAA
- a CDS encoding AAA family ATPase — MQLRHSERKKAKIKMALQGSSGSGKTYSALLLAHGLTNGDFSKVAIIDTENGSADLYAHLGKYNVLTLPPPFTPENYIKAIDVCINSSMEVIIIDSISHCWDYLLDYHSSLSGNSFTNWGKITPLQKAFTDKILQCDAHVIATMRTKQDYVLNQKDGKYIPEKVGLKAVQKDGLDYEFTIVFDVDIKHFAISSKDRTGLFMGKPEFIINSQTGRNILEWCNSGTNLQDAREKIKNCNSIQALKGLYSHYSNWRELLEYDFKVQKDKINTNELLINPKSFNTNGTTTHRN, encoded by the coding sequence ATGCAATTAAGACATTCTGAAAGAAAAAAAGCCAAGATAAAAATGGCTCTTCAAGGCAGTAGTGGTTCAGGAAAAACATATTCAGCTTTACTGCTTGCACATGGCTTAACTAATGGAGATTTTTCTAAAGTTGCCATTATAGATACTGAAAATGGAAGTGCAGATTTATACGCGCATTTAGGAAAATATAATGTATTGACATTACCACCTCCATTTACACCTGAAAACTACATTAAAGCAATTGATGTATGTATTAATTCGAGTATGGAAGTAATTATTATTGATAGTATTTCTCATTGCTGGGATTACTTATTAGATTATCATTCTAGTTTATCTGGAAACTCATTTACAAATTGGGGGAAAATTACCCCTCTTCAAAAAGCATTTACAGATAAAATATTACAGTGTGATGCTCATGTAATTGCCACAATGCGAACAAAACAAGATTACGTCCTAAATCAAAAAGATGGTAAGTACATTCCTGAAAAAGTAGGCTTAAAAGCTGTACAAAAAGATGGATTGGACTATGAATTCACAATAGTCTTTGATGTAGATATTAAACACTTTGCTATCTCATCTAAAGATAGAACAGGTCTTTTTATGGGAAAACCTGAATTCATAATTAATTCCCAGACAGGTAGAAATATTTTAGAATGGTGTAATTCCGGAACTAATTTACAAGATGCTAGAGAGAAAATTAAAAATTGTAATTCAATACAAGCTTTAAAAGGTCTCTATTCCCACTATAGCAATTGGAGAGAACTATTAGAATATGACTTTAAAGTCCAAAAAGACAAAATCAATACAAATGAATTATTAATCAACCCTAAATCCTTTAATACAAATGGAACTACTACGCATAGAAACTAA
- a CDS encoding DUF3871 family protein translates to MELLRIETNPIMHLHTVSQKSTHIPIVSSGHALFKASSFEVKPFIEANTTEINLAHLKNNCVIPVFSKDNERTIAHQEYIEIVQGCVSKVFPNHVFDKPEIRVSHEIKGRIPEAINKQAKDLLECERTQYFERMAFIIRVPSIIETINGNEMSLVIGGVRSYNLENLYSKKSFEKFKFFIGFQVKVCCNLCVSTDGFAEEMRVTSYVELQAKIMEVLQNYNAEKHLVQMKALSRHSITEHQFAQLLGRARLYQHLPKKDKTNIPTLHFNDGQLNNIAKDYYENENFGRNSNGDLNLWNMYNLFTQANKSSYIDTFLDRNVNAFDFSKGISKALDGKSNYHWFLS, encoded by the coding sequence ATGGAACTACTACGCATAGAAACTAACCCAATAATGCATCTTCATACAGTATCTCAAAAAAGCACACATATTCCTATTGTTTCTAGTGGGCATGCTCTATTTAAAGCATCTTCTTTTGAAGTAAAGCCATTCATCGAAGCAAATACTACTGAGATTAATTTAGCACACTTAAAAAACAACTGCGTTATTCCTGTATTCTCAAAAGACAATGAAAGAACCATAGCACATCAAGAGTACATTGAAATTGTACAAGGTTGTGTTAGTAAAGTGTTTCCAAATCATGTTTTTGATAAGCCTGAAATACGAGTGTCTCATGAAATAAAAGGTAGAATTCCTGAAGCAATAAATAAACAGGCTAAGGATCTATTAGAGTGCGAAAGAACTCAGTATTTTGAAAGAATGGCTTTTATCATTAGAGTTCCTAGTATCATAGAAACAATTAATGGTAATGAAATGTCTTTAGTAATAGGGGGAGTTCGAAGTTATAATTTGGAGAATTTATACAGCAAGAAGTCTTTTGAGAAATTCAAATTTTTTATTGGGTTTCAGGTAAAAGTATGCTGTAATTTATGTGTAAGTACAGATGGATTTGCAGAAGAAATGAGAGTAACTAGTTATGTGGAACTACAAGCTAAAATTATGGAAGTACTTCAGAATTATAATGCTGAAAAACACTTAGTACAAATGAAAGCACTTTCTAGACATTCTATTACAGAACATCAATTTGCTCAATTATTGGGTAGAGCTAGATTGTACCAACACTTGCCCAAAAAAGACAAAACAAACATTCCTACATTACATTTCAATGATGGACAACTGAACAACATTGCAAAGGATTATTATGAGAATGAAAATTTTGGCAGGAATTCAAATGGAGATTTGAATCTTTGGAATATGTACAATCTCTTCACACAAGCTAATAAGAGCAGTTATATTGATACATTCTTAGATAGGAATGTTAATGCCTTTGATTTTTCAAAAGGCATTTCTAAGGCACTAGATGGTAAAAGTAATTACCATTGGTTTTTGAGTTGA